The Nymphaea colorata isolate Beijing-Zhang1983 chromosome 5, ASM883128v2, whole genome shotgun sequence DNA segment GTGACCAAGACGACCACCGCACCTGAACAGGCGACGGCACCAGCATGACCTACACAAGATACCGCCGAATTGCACAGGAATGAAGATAAAATGCTCTGAATCAACATTAAAAAGAGACCTGATACAAAAAAGGTTTCACATTGATCATATCTGAAGCTTACCAAGCTCAGAATGTACAGCTGAAATACTATCCTGCTCAGCAGCTTTCTTGTCACCCGGAGGTAAGAGCTGCTCATCATTTAACTTTGTGGGCTCCTTGACAGGTGATGCCACGGAAACTGGTCTAACAGATCCAATCTGGACGGGTGGGGCTGCAAAATTAACAGAAGAAACCTGGTTGCCTACACCTTCTGTCCTTGGCTTGGCAGAACACACTGGTATGATGGGTCTTATAGTCACAGGTGGAGCCACTGCATGAGGCCGTCTAAAGCCTCTTAACCCTGCTGAGGAACCCAACTGCTCTGGTTGGCAATGTCGAACACTGGATAGGATTGGTTCATATGAATTTGGACTATGTGCTGGAAAATGCCGTGGGCTCGGATTTCTTGGTCTAAATCCAGCAGAGCCCCTGCATAGCCTCTCTGTATCTTGTGGTACTGAAGAATCTGCTTGACTTCCATGTGCCAAATCAAACCGTTCCTTCTGAATATGCTCTTTTTGAATTTCCTGCTTTTTGGAAAGGGTGTGCAAGGTACTAGAGAAGCAGTTATTATGGATGGTAGGCAGGCCTGAGCCTAACGTTGACTTCAAACTGGCATCTCCAGACCCCATTTCGGAACCACTGTCCTTACGTGCATCATCTTCCGTTTCCAGAGCTTTTGGCTCTATGCGGGAATCATTTGGAACATGTGAACCTTGTGCAGTGAAAGGATGGAAACTTTGGGACCTTGAACTCAAATCAGTGTTCTGCCCACTGGAGCCAGTTTCCTTCTCTGAAGAGCCGCGTGGAAGCCATTGCTGATCCTCCATCTGGCTCTCATCAGGTAGTTCCTGTATTGTAACTTGGGACCTGTTTCTAGTATGAACAGGAATGGGTGAAGTAGCAGAATAAAATGGGGAAGGAGGAGCACAAGGACCTGCTTCTTGCTCAATTGAAGGGAAAAATTGGGCATCATTTGATGGGAAAACAGACCGTACAAATGGTAAGACTCCTGGGTTTGGGACAGGAGGTGGAAGAGCAAGATATCTAgtttgttgctgctgctgccacAATTGAAACCTAGCAACTTCAGGAGCAAAGCCGGCATATGTCCATCTTTGGTAATGCAGGGGATATAAGGATACGGGAACAGATGGGTTCTTGTCCCTTGGACTGGACATGGGCTTCCTTCTTCCACGCTGCGAGTCATGTTGTGAAGGCTGTCGGTTTCCATCTGGAGGCCGCAAACTAGCTAACACTCTAGCTATAGTTACCTGTTCTTGTTCTTCACTGGATTCAGATCCCAAtgatggagatgaagatgacggtgaggaagaagaattTGCATGTGGCACTACAGCAAATGGAGATAAAACATGTTAAAACATAGATGAATATATTCACCATAGAAATAAGAAACAGCTTCAACTGAATAAATAGGAGCATCTTCAGTAGCTCACACGCGCAGCAACTAATACCTCTTgatgaaaagcttgtgaaattgCACAAAGAACTTGACAACAGACGGCTGCCAAAAGGcctttgaaaaatgaaaacgcaaaaaaaaaaaaaaaaaaaaaaaaaaactttttgtcaAGGAAGTGCTCCTAATATAATTGGTTTCATGTTTAGAGAAGCGAATCCGACTAGCTCTAACTTCTATGTTACCTCCAGAATTGATCACTTAATAAGCTTAAATAAGTCAGTTACCCAGCATAAGGTAGGTCAGAATTTCAAAGGTTTTGTTGGgaaaattttgagttgaaagTAGCAATTTTTAGTATTTGATAAATAAGATTTGCTTACATTGTTTTAGTGCGGACCAAGCAGCCATTGCAGCATTTTTTTGAGCTTGTTTCTTAGTCCTAGCAAGGTCACCTGTAAAGCTCATTCCTGCAAGCTCCACTGTACAGGAAAAGACTGGCATGTGTCCTGGTCCAGACCGCACAGTGGTATAAACTGGCAAATTTAGACCAGCTCTGTGTGCTGTTTCTTGGAGCAAATTCTTGTATACTCCAGTCTCATCCTACAAAAATTGAACAGTTTAATGATAAAACAAAACCCACACAAGCCCACTAATAACTGGCCTGCCAACCACATAACCCATATATGTGGTAACCAGATATATGCCAACAGTTAATATTATATTAACTGTATCTAAACTATGCATACAACAACAGTTACAATTATGTAACAACTAACTAAACTCAGGAAATGGGAAGCTACCTTTTCATTATGTTCACATGATGACAAATTCTCtcaattcaacaacaaattaaTATTCACAATAAGCAAACTACATAGCCATCAGTCAGCTAACTCAGGACTGCTACAAATTTGTCAGAAATGGTCTCAATACAATGTTACTGGCCAACAGAGGAAGACAATCTATTTTTGTAGAACACTTGTTAACCTAAAATACCGATCACTTTTAAACACCAACTTTTCAAGTACCAGCCCCACCGTAAGTTCACTTATTTAAGCACTCTGATGCAGAAGGCCGG contains these protein-coding regions:
- the LOC116254637 gene encoding double-stranded RNA-binding protein 2-like; translation: MYKNQLQELAQRSCFNLPSYSCIREGPDHAPRFKATVNFNGEIFESPTFCSTLRQAEHAAAEVALSTLSKRGPSRSLAARVLDETGVYKNLLQETAHRAGLNLPVYTTVRSGPGHMPVFSCTVELAGMSFTGDLARTKKQAQKNAAMAAWSALKQLPHANSSSSPSSSSPSLGSESSEEQEQVTIARVLASLRPPDGNRQPSQHDSQRGRRKPMSSPRDKNPSVPVSLYPLHYQRWTYAGFAPEVARFQLWQQQQQTRYLALPPPVPNPGVLPFVRSVFPSNDAQFFPSIEQEAGPCAPPSPFYSATSPIPVHTRNRSQVTIQELPDESQMEDQQWLPRGSSEKETGSSGQNTDLSSRSQSFHPFTAQGSHVPNDSRIEPKALETEDDARKDSGSEMGSGDASLKSTLGSGLPTIHNNCFSSTLHTLSKKQEIQKEHIQKERFDLAHGSQADSSVPQDTERLCRGSAGFRPRNPSPRHFPAHSPNSYEPILSSVRHCQPEQLGSSAGLRGFRRPHAVAPPVTIRPIIPVCSAKPRTEGVGNQVSSVNFAAPPVQIGSVRPVSVASPVKEPTKLNDEQLLPPGDKKAAEQDSISAVHSELGKLQI